Proteins from a single region of Manis javanica isolate MJ-LG chromosome 5, MJ_LKY, whole genome shotgun sequence:
- the LOC108404321 gene encoding signal-regulatory protein beta-1-like isoform X2 produces the protein MPIPASPPCLPPPSLLLPLLLGLTGAAGEEELQVVQPDRSVSVAAGQTATLNCTLTSLLPVGPIKWFRGAGPGRELIYSFKGGEGSFPQVTHVSDATKRNNMDFSIHISRVTTANAGVYYCVKFQKGTPDVEIKSGPGTRMFVRDLKWFENGVELPALQTFVLPPGDASSYTIVSTTSVTLALSSLSAQITCHVDHSELPSPLSGHVNISKFLQVIPTVTISAHGVPSLQAAILTCHVHRFYPEVQITWLEKKECYKTCEALTPTKNPDGTFSQDSHILVNTSEDKRLFTCQVRREAQTLVQASMQLSKFREGHAHLGAREFSSLFGPLILLGWKLFPLTALPIIYVFRRSIPSKRTDPGGAPAMMPETTVNTSPASSAF, from the exons ATGCCcattcctgcctccccaccctgcctgcctccaCCATCCCTGCTGCTGCCTCTGCTGCTTGGACTCACAG GAGCGGCAGGTGAGGAGGAGCTACAGGTGGTTCAGCCTGACAGGTCAGTGTCAGTCGCAGCCGGACAGACGGCCACTCTGAACTGCACCCTGACCTCTCTGCTCCCTGTGGGACCCATCAAATGGTTCAGGGGGGCTGGACCAGGCCGCGAGTTAATCTACAGTTTTAAGGGAGGAGAAGGCTCCTTCCCCCAAGTAACACATGTTTCAGATGCCACGAAGAGGAACAACATGGACTTCTCCATCCACATAAGTAGAGTCACCACAGCAAATGCCGGTGTCTACTACTGTGTTAAGTTCCAGAAAGGGACCCCTGATGTAGAGATTAAGTCTGGACCGGGAACCAGGATGTTTGTGCGGG ATTTGAAATGGTTTGAAAATGGCGTGGAGCTTCCAGCCCTTCAGACCTTTGTCTTACCACCTGGAGATGCGTCCTCTTACACCATCGTCAGCACTACCTCCGTGACCCTTGCCTTATCATCACTCAGTGCCCAGATCACCTGCCATGTGGATCACAGTGAATTGCCAAGCCCTCTCAGTGGGCATGTGAACATCTCCAAATTCCTCCAAG TTATACCCACAGTGACTATATCAGCACACGGGGTCCCAAGCCTCCAGGCGGCCATCCTCACCTGCCACGTGCACAGGTTTTACCCTGAAGTACAGATCACCTGGCTGGAGAAGAAGGAATGTTACAAGACTTGTgaggccctcacccccaccaagAACCCAGATGGCACATTCAGCCAAGACAGTCACATCCTGGTCAACACCTCAGAGGACAAAAGGCTGTTCACCTGTCAAGTGCGGCGTGAGGCCCAGACACTGGTCCAGGCCAGCATGCAGCTGAGCAAGTTTAGAGAAGGGCATGCACATTTGG GTGCCAGAGAATTCAGCTCCCTCTTTGGGCCCCTCATCCTGCTGGGCTGGAAGTTGTTTCCCCTGACTGCACTTCCCATCATCTACGTCTTCAGGAGGAGCATCCCTTCCAA gAGGACTGATCCAGGAGGGGCACCTGCCATGATGCCCGAAACCACTGTGAACACTTCTCCTGCCTCATCAGCCTTCTGA
- the LOC108404321 gene encoding signal-regulatory protein beta-1-like isoform X3: MPIPASPPCLPPPSLLLPLLLGLTDLKWFENGVELPALQTFVLPPGDASSYTIVSTTSVTLALSSLSAQITCHVDHSELPSPLSGHVNISKFLQVIPTVTISAHGVPSLQAAILTCHVHRFYPEVQITWLEKKECYKTCEALTPTKNPDGTFSQDSHILVNTSEDKRLFTCQVRREAQTLVQASMQLSKFREGHAHLGAREFSSLFGPLILLGWKLFPLTALPIIYVFRRSIPSKRTDPGGAPAMMPETTVNTSPASSAF, from the exons ATGCCcattcctgcctccccaccctgcctgcctccaCCATCCCTGCTGCTGCCTCTGCTGCTTGGACTCACAG ATTTGAAATGGTTTGAAAATGGCGTGGAGCTTCCAGCCCTTCAGACCTTTGTCTTACCACCTGGAGATGCGTCCTCTTACACCATCGTCAGCACTACCTCCGTGACCCTTGCCTTATCATCACTCAGTGCCCAGATCACCTGCCATGTGGATCACAGTGAATTGCCAAGCCCTCTCAGTGGGCATGTGAACATCTCCAAATTCCTCCAAG TTATACCCACAGTGACTATATCAGCACACGGGGTCCCAAGCCTCCAGGCGGCCATCCTCACCTGCCACGTGCACAGGTTTTACCCTGAAGTACAGATCACCTGGCTGGAGAAGAAGGAATGTTACAAGACTTGTgaggccctcacccccaccaagAACCCAGATGGCACATTCAGCCAAGACAGTCACATCCTGGTCAACACCTCAGAGGACAAAAGGCTGTTCACCTGTCAAGTGCGGCGTGAGGCCCAGACACTGGTCCAGGCCAGCATGCAGCTGAGCAAGTTTAGAGAAGGGCATGCACATTTGG GTGCCAGAGAATTCAGCTCCCTCTTTGGGCCCCTCATCCTGCTGGGCTGGAAGTTGTTTCCCCTGACTGCACTTCCCATCATCTACGTCTTCAGGAGGAGCATCCCTTCCAA gAGGACTGATCCAGGAGGGGCACCTGCCATGATGCCCGAAACCACTGTGAACACTTCTCCTGCCTCATCAGCCTTCTGA
- the LOC108404321 gene encoding signal-regulatory protein beta-1-like isoform X1, whose protein sequence is MPIPASPPCLPPPSLLLPLLLGLTGAAGEEELQVVQPDRSVSVAAGQTATLNCTLTSLLPVGPIKWFRGAGPGRELIYSFKGGEGSFPQVTHVSDATKRNNMDFSIHISRVTTANAGVYYCVKFQKGTPDVEIKSGPGTRMFVRAKPSLPEISGPSNRFSPGEVVNFTCTSTGFFPKIIDLKWFENGVELPALQTFVLPPGDASSYTIVSTTSVTLALSSLSAQITCHVDHSELPSPLSGHVNISKFLQVIPTVTISAHGVPSLQAAILTCHVHRFYPEVQITWLEKKECYKTCEALTPTKNPDGTFSQDSHILVNTSEDKRLFTCQVRREAQTLVQASMQLSKFREGHAHLGAREFSSLFGPLILLGWKLFPLTALPIIYVFRRSIPSKRTDPGGAPAMMPETTVNTSPASSAF, encoded by the exons ATGCCcattcctgcctccccaccctgcctgcctccaCCATCCCTGCTGCTGCCTCTGCTGCTTGGACTCACAG GAGCGGCAGGTGAGGAGGAGCTACAGGTGGTTCAGCCTGACAGGTCAGTGTCAGTCGCAGCCGGACAGACGGCCACTCTGAACTGCACCCTGACCTCTCTGCTCCCTGTGGGACCCATCAAATGGTTCAGGGGGGCTGGACCAGGCCGCGAGTTAATCTACAGTTTTAAGGGAGGAGAAGGCTCCTTCCCCCAAGTAACACATGTTTCAGATGCCACGAAGAGGAACAACATGGACTTCTCCATCCACATAAGTAGAGTCACCACAGCAAATGCCGGTGTCTACTACTGTGTTAAGTTCCAGAAAGGGACCCCTGATGTAGAGATTAAGTCTGGACCGGGAACCAGGATGTTTGTGCGGG CTAAGCCCTCTCTTCCAGAGATTTCTGGCCCCTCCAACAGGTTCAGCCCAGGTGAAGTAGTGAATTTCACCTGCACATCAACTGGCTTTTTTCCCAAAATCATAGATTTGAAATGGTTTGAAAATGGCGTGGAGCTTCCAGCCCTTCAGACCTTTGTCTTACCACCTGGAGATGCGTCCTCTTACACCATCGTCAGCACTACCTCCGTGACCCTTGCCTTATCATCACTCAGTGCCCAGATCACCTGCCATGTGGATCACAGTGAATTGCCAAGCCCTCTCAGTGGGCATGTGAACATCTCCAAATTCCTCCAAG TTATACCCACAGTGACTATATCAGCACACGGGGTCCCAAGCCTCCAGGCGGCCATCCTCACCTGCCACGTGCACAGGTTTTACCCTGAAGTACAGATCACCTGGCTGGAGAAGAAGGAATGTTACAAGACTTGTgaggccctcacccccaccaagAACCCAGATGGCACATTCAGCCAAGACAGTCACATCCTGGTCAACACCTCAGAGGACAAAAGGCTGTTCACCTGTCAAGTGCGGCGTGAGGCCCAGACACTGGTCCAGGCCAGCATGCAGCTGAGCAAGTTTAGAGAAGGGCATGCACATTTGG GTGCCAGAGAATTCAGCTCCCTCTTTGGGCCCCTCATCCTGCTGGGCTGGAAGTTGTTTCCCCTGACTGCACTTCCCATCATCTACGTCTTCAGGAGGAGCATCCCTTCCAA gAGGACTGATCCAGGAGGGGCACCTGCCATGATGCCCGAAACCACTGTGAACACTTCTCCTGCCTCATCAGCCTTCTGA